In Pseudomonas sp. PDNC002, the DNA window GCCAGGTGCCGCCGACACCGAAGGCGCCGAACTGGCGATCGAGGTCCAGGTTCAAGGTACGGCGCGCGCGGTACGGCAGGGTGTGGCCGGTGTCGCGGTCGCGCGGGTCGATCAGGCTCAAACCGAGAGCGGCCTGCCAGCCCAGTACGTCGCGGGCAACGCTGGCCTCGAAGCCATTGATGCGCGCCTTGTTGATGTTCTCCGGCTGGTTGCTGGTGCTGTCCCAGGCGATCAGATCGTCGATCTCGGTGCGGTACAGCGAGGCTTCCAGGTGCGTGCCGGAGAAGTCGCCGCGCCATTGCAGCTCATAGGTCTTCGAGGTCTCGGCCTTCAGGTCCGGGTTGCTCGCGCCGGGGTAGTAGAGGTCGCTGAAGGTCGGTGCGCGGAAACCTTCGCCGTAGCTGGCGATCCAGGTCTGGTTGTCGCCGACCGGCAGGCTGAAGGCGGCGTTCCAGCTGTTCTGGCTGCCGTAGGCCTGGTTGTTGTCGTGGCGGATGCCCAGTTCGGTGCCGAAGCTGTCGCCCTTGAAGCTGTGCTGGGCGAAGAAGGCGCGGTTGCTGCGCTGGTCCTCGGCGAAGTCGGTGCTGCCGTCGACCTTGTCTTCGTACCAGTCGGCGCCCAGGGCCAGCTGGTTGGAGTCGTCCAGTTGCAGGCGGTTGATCCAGCTCGCCGAGTGGCGGGTGGTCTCCAGGGTGCCGTTGTTCCAGCTGTCGGCGGCGCCCACGGCCTTGTTGCGGTCGAAGCTGCGGCCCAGCTCCAGGCGGCTGTTCCACATCTTCGTGATCTGACCGTCGAGGTAGGCGCTGTAGCTGCTGACGCGGAATTCGTCCTGCGGCGTACCGGGCTCGAAGTTGTAGGCGTCGTCGTATTCGTTCTTGCCGCGCTGGTCGTTGAGGTTCAGGCCGGCTTTCCAGTCGTCGCTGAAGCGATGGTCCAGGTTCAGGTGCACGGCCTTGTTGCGCTGGGCGTCGTGGTCGCTGTCGGCGCCGACGTTGTCGCTGGTGCGGTCCCAGCCCTGACTCTCATCCAGGCTGCCGCCGAGGTTGTAGCGGGTCTGCTCGTTGCCGCCGGAAAGGCTCAGGCTGCGCTCGAAGGTGCCGTGGCTGCCGGCGGCCAGGCGCACTTCCGGGTGCAGGCCGGCTTCGCCGCGGCGGGTGAAGATCTGGATGACCCCACCAATGGCGTCGGCGCCGTACAGCGCCGAGCGCGGGCCTCGGGTCACTTCGACGCGCTCGATGCTGTCGATGCTCAGGTAGTCCAGGCGGGCGATGCCGCTGCTGGCCGAGGCGATGCGCTGGCCGTCCACCAGCACCAGGGTTTGCGCGGTGCTGGTGCCGCGCACGGAGTACGAGACCACGCCGCCGGAGCTGCCCATCTGCACGCCGGGCACGCGGGCGAGCAGGGCGGGGACACTGCGTACCTGCAGGCGTTCGATGTCGGCGCGGGTGAACACGCTGTTGGCCGAGGTGGCTTCGGCGCGCGGCTGGGCCTGGCGCGCTGAGGTGATCACCTGGTCGGAGAGCGTGTAGATGTCGCCAGCGGCGAAGGCCATGCCGGGGAGCAGGCTGGTGGCCAGGGCGAGTCGGGTCAGTTTCATGGAACGTCCTCAAAAGCGGGCGGATGACTTTCGAGGAGGGCGTGGCAAGGGCGGCAGGCCGCACTTGACGGTGCGGCCCTCCGCAACACCTGTCGGGGCGTGTCGAGGGCGGTCTCCGGGCTGCCGACGTCACATCGCCGCCTTCCCGCGTTCTGCAGTGGCGGATGGCGATGCTGCGCTCCCTGTCGGGGCGCGTCGGTTACCGTTGCGGGGGCAGCGCAGGTCTTTCACCTGCTTCCCGTTACCTCGAACGAAAACGGGCGCACCTTAGTCGGTG includes these proteins:
- a CDS encoding TonB-dependent receptor — its product is MKLTRLALATSLLPGMAFAAGDIYTLSDQVITSARQAQPRAEATSANSVFTRADIERLQVRSVPALLARVPGVQMGSSGGVVSYSVRGTSTAQTLVLVDGQRIASASSGIARLDYLSIDSIERVEVTRGPRSALYGADAIGGVIQIFTRRGEAGLHPEVRLAAGSHGTFERSLSLSGGNEQTRYNLGGSLDESQGWDRTSDNVGADSDHDAQRNKAVHLNLDHRFSDDWKAGLNLNDQRGKNEYDDAYNFEPGTPQDEFRVSSYSAYLDGQITKMWNSRLELGRSFDRNKAVGAADSWNNGTLETTRHSASWINRLQLDDSNQLALGADWYEDKVDGSTDFAEDQRSNRAFFAQHSFKGDSFGTELGIRHDNNQAYGSQNSWNAAFSLPVGDNQTWIASYGEGFRAPTFSDLYYPGASNPDLKAETSKTYELQWRGDFSGTHLEASLYRTEIDDLIAWDSTSNQPENINKARINGFEASVARDVLGWQAALGLSLIDPRDRDTGHTLPYRARRTLNLDLDRQFGAFGVGGTWRAVSQRYDDAANTRELSGYGVLDLRTSWLASNEIRFDLKLDNALDRDYTLGDYLRPTSPMDFMGEARPYREPGRTALLAVTWTPEL